The following proteins come from a genomic window of Salvia hispanica cultivar TCC Black 2014 chromosome 4, UniMelb_Shisp_WGS_1.0, whole genome shotgun sequence:
- the LOC125218209 gene encoding protein GLUTELIN PRECURSOR ACCUMULATION 3 isoform X2, which translates to MKTHCWVRASDSDFTGPLPQPRSGHTAVNIGNSKVIFFGGLVDKKFLNDVTVYDIDNDLWFQPECTGSGSDGNVGPSPRAFHIAISIDCHMFIFGGRSGAKRLGDFWVLDTDIWQWSELTTFGDLPSSRDFAAASAVGNSKIVMFGGWDGKKWLSDVYVLDTISLEWMELSISGTLPPPRCGHSVTMIEKRLLIYGGRGGGGPIMGDLWALKGLIKEENEPPGWTQLKLPGQAPSPRCGHTMASGGPYLMLFGGHGTGGWLSRYDIYYNDCVVLDRVSVQWKHLSTSSEPPAARAYHSMNCVGSRYLLFGGFDGKSTYGDLWWLVPEDDPIAKRSGVSSSDVVPERDTTMEEKESQREGDAIAELQKRLEITGLLSNSMHIVDEMEDKELIQQALRVGGKEAVSNMQAVQALRDHWMRSGPESITLKEITPLLHDYQRLITRHHIEKAGSNLELVLLGFAGKGASFRFYHIKTASQLRLNDIPNLLAEYKELLSSTNIS; encoded by the exons ATGAAGACTCATTGTTGGGTTCGAGcttctgattctgattttaCTGGGCCACTTCCCCAACCTCGAAG TGGCCACACAGCTGTGAACATCGGGAATTCGAAGGTTATATTTTTCGGCGGCCTAGTAGACAAGAAATTCCTAAATGACGTCACTGTTTATGACATTG ACAACGATTTGTGGTTTCAACCAGAGTGCACGGGCAGTGGTTCTGATGGGAATGTGGGCCCAAGTCCACGTGCTTTTCATATTGCTATTTCAATAGATTGTCACATGTTCATATTTGGTGGGAGGTCTGGTGCGAAGAG GTTAGGTGATTTCTGGGTTCTGGATACTG ATATTTGGCAGTGGTCAGAACTTACCACATTTGGCGACTTGCCTTCATCTAGGGATTTTGCAGCTGCTTCGGCTGTTGGAAACAGTAAAATTGTAAT GTTTGGCGGCTGGGATGGCAAAAAGTGGCTCTCAGATGTCTATGTCCTAGACACAa TTTCACTTGAGTGGATGGAGCTGTCCATTTCAGGGACATTACCTCCACCGAGATGTGGCCATTCTGTTACAATGATTGAGAAGCGGTTACTCATCTATGGTGGCAGAG GTGGTGGGGGTCCAATCATGGGTGATCTATGGGCTTTAAAAGGACTCATTAAAGAAG AGAATGAACCACCTGGATGGACCCAATTAAAGCTTCCAGGACAAGCCCCTTCACCCCGTTGTGGACACACCATGGCTTCTGGAGGGCCTTAT CTTATGTTATTTGGAGGGCATGGAACCGGTGGTTGGTTGAGCcgttatgatatttattacaaTGACTGTGTTGTTCTAGACAGGG TGTCTGTGCAATGGAAACACTTGTCTACTAGCAGTGAACCCCCAGCTGCTCGAGCATATCATTCGATGAACTGTGTTGGTTCTCGGTACCTTTTGTTCGGCGGCTTTGATGGAAAATCAACTTATGGTGATCTCTGGTGGCTTGTACCTGAAG ATGATCCTATTGCAAAGAGGTCTGGAGTATCTTCTTCTGATGTTGTTCCAGAAAGAGATACAACCATGGAAGAAAAG GAAAGCCAAAGAGAAGGAGATGCAATTGCAGAGTTGCAGAAACGATTAGAAATTACAGGTTTACTTTCTAACTCTATGCACATTGTCGATGAAATGGAAGACAAAGAACTTATCCAACAGGCGTTAAGAGTTGGCGGTAAAGAGGCTGTCAGTAACATGCAG GCTGTGCAGGCACTCCGAGACCACTGGATGAGATCTGGTCCTGAATCCATAACATTGAAGGAGATTACCCCATTACTCCATGATTACCAACGCTTGATTACCCGCCATCATAT AGAGAAGGCTGGATCTAATCTTGAGCTTGTGCTACTTGGTTTCGCTGGAAAAGGTGCATCATTTCGCTTCTACCACATCAAAACTGCTTCTCAG CTGCGCTTGAACGACATCCCGAATCTATTAGCAGAGTACAAAGAACTTCTCTCCTCTACAAATATAAGTTGA
- the LOC125218209 gene encoding protein GLUTELIN PRECURSOR ACCUMULATION 3 isoform X1 has translation MKTHCWVRASDSDFTGPLPQPRSGHTAVNIGNSKVIFFGGLVDKKFLNDVTVYDIDNDLWFQPECTGSGSDGNVGPSPRAFHIAISIDCHMFIFGGRSGAKRLGDFWVLDTDIWQWSELTTFGDLPSSRDFAAASAVGNSKIVMFGGWDGKKWLSDVYVLDTISLEWMELSISGTLPPPRCGHSVTMIEKRLLIYGGRGGGGPIMGDLWALKGLIKEGKEENEPPGWTQLKLPGQAPSPRCGHTMASGGPYLMLFGGHGTGGWLSRYDIYYNDCVVLDRVSVQWKHLSTSSEPPAARAYHSMNCVGSRYLLFGGFDGKSTYGDLWWLVPEDDPIAKRSGVSSSDVVPERDTTMEEKESQREGDAIAELQKRLEITGLLSNSMHIVDEMEDKELIQQALRVGGKEAVSNMQAVQALRDHWMRSGPESITLKEITPLLHDYQRLITRHHIEKAGSNLELVLLGFAGKGASFRFYHIKTASQLRLNDIPNLLAEYKELLSSTNIS, from the exons ATGAAGACTCATTGTTGGGTTCGAGcttctgattctgattttaCTGGGCCACTTCCCCAACCTCGAAG TGGCCACACAGCTGTGAACATCGGGAATTCGAAGGTTATATTTTTCGGCGGCCTAGTAGACAAGAAATTCCTAAATGACGTCACTGTTTATGACATTG ACAACGATTTGTGGTTTCAACCAGAGTGCACGGGCAGTGGTTCTGATGGGAATGTGGGCCCAAGTCCACGTGCTTTTCATATTGCTATTTCAATAGATTGTCACATGTTCATATTTGGTGGGAGGTCTGGTGCGAAGAG GTTAGGTGATTTCTGGGTTCTGGATACTG ATATTTGGCAGTGGTCAGAACTTACCACATTTGGCGACTTGCCTTCATCTAGGGATTTTGCAGCTGCTTCGGCTGTTGGAAACAGTAAAATTGTAAT GTTTGGCGGCTGGGATGGCAAAAAGTGGCTCTCAGATGTCTATGTCCTAGACACAa TTTCACTTGAGTGGATGGAGCTGTCCATTTCAGGGACATTACCTCCACCGAGATGTGGCCATTCTGTTACAATGATTGAGAAGCGGTTACTCATCTATGGTGGCAGAG GTGGTGGGGGTCCAATCATGGGTGATCTATGGGCTTTAAAAGGACTCATTAAAGAAG GAAAGGAAGAGAATGAACCACCTGGATGGACCCAATTAAAGCTTCCAGGACAAGCCCCTTCACCCCGTTGTGGACACACCATGGCTTCTGGAGGGCCTTAT CTTATGTTATTTGGAGGGCATGGAACCGGTGGTTGGTTGAGCcgttatgatatttattacaaTGACTGTGTTGTTCTAGACAGGG TGTCTGTGCAATGGAAACACTTGTCTACTAGCAGTGAACCCCCAGCTGCTCGAGCATATCATTCGATGAACTGTGTTGGTTCTCGGTACCTTTTGTTCGGCGGCTTTGATGGAAAATCAACTTATGGTGATCTCTGGTGGCTTGTACCTGAAG ATGATCCTATTGCAAAGAGGTCTGGAGTATCTTCTTCTGATGTTGTTCCAGAAAGAGATACAACCATGGAAGAAAAG GAAAGCCAAAGAGAAGGAGATGCAATTGCAGAGTTGCAGAAACGATTAGAAATTACAGGTTTACTTTCTAACTCTATGCACATTGTCGATGAAATGGAAGACAAAGAACTTATCCAACAGGCGTTAAGAGTTGGCGGTAAAGAGGCTGTCAGTAACATGCAG GCTGTGCAGGCACTCCGAGACCACTGGATGAGATCTGGTCCTGAATCCATAACATTGAAGGAGATTACCCCATTACTCCATGATTACCAACGCTTGATTACCCGCCATCATAT AGAGAAGGCTGGATCTAATCTTGAGCTTGTGCTACTTGGTTTCGCTGGAAAAGGTGCATCATTTCGCTTCTACCACATCAAAACTGCTTCTCAG CTGCGCTTGAACGACATCCCGAATCTATTAGCAGAGTACAAAGAACTTCTCTCCTCTACAAATATAAGTTGA
- the LOC125223195 gene encoding LOW QUALITY PROTEIN: UDP-glucosyltransferase 29-like (The sequence of the model RefSeq protein was modified relative to this genomic sequence to represent the inferred CDS: inserted 3 bases in 2 codons) — translation MDTSSKSIRVLMLPWLAHGHISPFLQLAKSLAKRNFVSYICSSQINLDHIRKHLSPKDSISIKLVDLQIAATPDLPLHHHTTNGLPPHLMAPLKRALDQARPTFFTLLTTLKPDLVLYDFLMPWAPEEATAALNIPAVLFFPTGAASISLLAHHWLGGASGYPFPAIYFRENEHEIFNRLVNSAGSDTEDHVRVQDCLRRSSEIVLIKTFREMEGKYIDLLSKLTQKKFVPVGPLVQEVGQDVDDDMIVEWLDRRDQRSTVFASFGSEYFLSENEMEEIAHGLEMSGVGFVWAVRFPAGESKTVGEKLPEGFVERVRGRGMVVERWVPQQRILSRESVGGFMSHCGWSSVMEXAYCGVPIIAVPMHLDQPLNARVVEEVGIGEEVVRSRXAAKEKGEVARVVRKVVVEKSGVGVRRRAEEMSKKMRERGEAEVDGVVEEVEGLCRRRERCNLVSENSMDRLDVFVQQNREKLLSENT, via the exons ATGGATACAAGTAGTAAAAGCATTAGAGTTCTTATGTTGCCATGGCTTGCTCATGGCCACATTTCACCTTTTTTACAGCTCGCCAAATCCTTAGCAAAACGAAACTTCGTCTCCTACATTTGTTCTTCACAAATAAATCTGGATCATATACGCAAACATCTCTCCCCAAAGGACTCCATCTCCATCAAGCTCGTCGACCTCCAAATCGCCGCCACCCCGGACCTCCCCCTGCACCACCACACCACCAACGGCCTCCCGCCCCACCTCATGGCTCCCCTCAAGAGGGCCCTCGACCAGGCCCGCCCCACCTTCTTCACCCTCCTCACCACCCTCAAGCCCGACCTCGTCCTCTACGACTTCCTCATGCCATGGGCACCCGAGGAGGCCACCGCCGCCCTCAACATCCCTGCCGTTCTCTTCTTCCCCACCGGTGCCGCCTCCATCTCTCTCCTCGCGCACCACTGGCTCGGGGGCGCCTCCGGTTATCCCTTCCCGGCGATATACTTCCGTGAGAACGAGCACGAGATCTTCAACCGCTTGGTGAACTCCGCCGGCAGCGACACGGAGGACCATGTTAGGGTTCAGGACTGCCTCCGGCGATCCTCGGAGATCGTCTTGATCAAAACATTTCGAGAGATGGAAGGGAAATACATTGATCTTTTGTCGAAATTGACGCAGAAGAAATTCGTGCCGGTTGGCCCTCTTGTTCAAGAGGTAGGACAAGATGTCGACGACGACATGATCGTGGAATGGCTCGATCGGAGAGATCAGCGGTCGACGGTGTTCGCCTCCTTCGGAAGCGAGTATTTCTTATCGGAGAACGAGATGGAAGAGATAGCGCACGGGCTCGAGATGAGCGGTGTTGGCTTCGTGTGGGCGGTTAGGTTTCCGGCGGGAGAGAGTAAGACGGTGGGGGAGAAGCTGCCGGAGGGGTTTGTAGAGAGGGTGAGAGGGAGGGGGATGGTGGTGGAGAGGTGGGTGCCGCAGCAGCGGATACTGTCGCGGGAGAGCGTGGGGGGGTTCATGAGCCACTGCGGGTGGAGCTCGGTGATGGA AGCGTATTGTGGGGTGCCGATAATCGCGGTGCCGATGCATTTGGACCAGCCGTTGAATGCTAGggtggtggaggaggtggGGATAGGAGAGGAGGTGGTGAGGAGTA GGGCGGCGAAGGAGAAGGGGGAGGTGGCGAGGGTGGTGAGgaaggtggtggtggagaagAGTGGGGTGGGGGTGAGGCGGAGGGCGGAGGAGATGAGCAAGAAGATGAGGGAGAGAGGAGAGGCGGAGGTGGATGGGGTGGTGGAGGAGGTAGAGGGGTTGTGtaggagaagagagagatgtAATCTCGTCTCAGAGAATTCAATGGATAGGTTGGACGTTTTTGTTCaacaaaatagagaaaaattgTTGAGTGAAAATACATGA
- the LOC125223194 gene encoding uncharacterized protein LOC125223194, translating to MSSSANEDRDQRKTDNMEKSDSMTIEFLRARLLSERSVSKTSRERARDLANRVAELEEHLKFVSLQREQAEKATSDILVILKNHEIGDVSEEFDSSSEHEGNSQDFEACNGSLKMEETSTNLKLINNEKEAYSSSEIESSPSTGRNLSWKSTRDSQHSLEKKRYIDPVRRRASFSSNSSSSRRIGKSCRRIRRRDTRSVEELQNDGIEKTTYSKSSSNCSDGKAIASPESSGYANGKDPLLGRSTGNQKNSGHYINVPEQDKDMESALLHQAQLIRRYEEEEKAQRDWEEKFRENNSGTQDSCDPGNYSDMTEELYEAKSLEQSVAAGKLNSDNQEVKEQPANAHAGELTQISKVSPPTADDDKGSFRDQKYSTNIAAPESLASEFSFPKSEKSLEDLSGRAADEASRHRPQQYVPTVSQIEHALRNTSPSYTGNSALLSGSSSSFELAVVPQETSSSLGSVLEALQRAKLSLSEKLSSSPQVAEGKSGNVVQPPNFYTTTMDGFQIPFGTPGLFRLPTDYVFDATASVNPGIGVRPSLTNIPYEYAADRFLTVPYVEPRSAVSGDLFHTASSRSLTPETRSAASPPHRFLSQPWLRGGDPSPSTSTNHLNPLVPPSQELYPFSPHISAPNIPSNEEDISRTLLSSERGLPPFMRLSSYDGHAGPSMYR from the exons ATGTCAAGCTCTGCGAATGAAGATCGAGATCAGag GAAAACTGATAACATGGAAAAATCAGATTCAATGACAATCGAATTTCTACGAGCAAGATTGCTATCTGAAAGATCTGTCTCAAAAACCTCGAGGGAAAGAGCCCGTGATTTGGCCAATAGG GTGGCAGAACTTGAAGAGCATCTAAAGTTTGTATCTCTTCAGAGAGAACAGGCTGAAAAGGCAACATCAGATATTCTCGTAATTCTGAAAAACCATGAAATAGGTGATGTATCTGAGGAATTTGATTCGTCTTCTGAGCATGAGGGAAACTCACAGGACTTTGAGGCTTGTAATGGTTCGTTAAAGATGGAAGAAACTTCAACAaacttgaaattaataaataatgaaaaggaGGCATATTCCAGTTCCGAAATTGAATCTTCTCCATCAACTGGTAGAAACTTGTCCTGGAAAAGTACTAGAGATTCCCAGCATTCCCTTGAAAAGAAGAGATACATTGATCCCGTTAGGAGAAGAGCTAGTTTTTCATCCAATAGTTCATCATCAAGAAGGATCGGTAAATCATGTCGTAGGATAAGGCGCAGAGACACTAG ATCAGTAGAAGAGTTACAGAATGACGGCATTGAGAAGACCACATACTCCAAAAGCTCTTCAAACTGCTCTGATGGCAAGGCCATTGCATCACCAGAGAGTTCTGGATATGCTAATGGGAAAGACCCATTATTAGGGCGAAGTACtggaaaccaaaaaaatagtggCCACTATATTAATGTACCGGAACAAGACAAAGACATGGAAAGTGCATTGTTGCACCAGGCACAGCTCATCCGTCGAtatgaagaagaggagaagGCCCAAAGAGATTGGGAAGAGAAGTTCAGAGAGAATAACAGTGGCACACAG GATTCATGTGATCCTGGTAACTATTCGGATATGACTGAAGAACTATACGAGGCAAAGTCACTTGAGCAGTCGGTTGCTGCTGGGAAATTGAATTCAGACAATCAAGAAGTAAAGGAACAGCCAGCGAATGCTCATGCCGGTGAACTCACCCAGATTTCTAAAGTTTCACCACCTACTGCAGACGACGACAAGGGAAGCTTTCGGGATCAGAAATACAGCACCAACATAGCTGCCCCTGAATCTCTAGCATCCGAGTTTTCATTCCCTAAGTCAGAGAAAAGTCTCGAAGACCTCTCAGGAAGAGCAGCAGATGAGGCATCCAGACACAGACCCCAACAATATGTCCCCACAGTTAGTCAGATTGAACATGCGCTGCGAAACACATCTCCATCTTATACAGGGAATAGTGCCCTACTCTCTGGGAGCTCTTCATCCTTCGAGCTTGCAGTCGTGCCTCAAGAAACTTCTAGTAGTTTAGGATCTGTTCTGGAAGCACTCCAGCGTGCCAAGCTATCACTGAGTGAGAAGCTAAGTAGCTCACCTCAGGTAGCAGAAGGAAAGTCTGGCAATGTCGTTCAACCTCCCAACTTCTATACAACAACAATGGATGGCTTCCAGATTCCCTTCGGTACCCCAGGCCTCTTCAGATTGCCAACGGATTATGTGTTTGACGCAACTGCTAGTGTCAATCCCGGCATTGGCGTGCGACCAAGCTTAACCAATATTCCCTATGAGTATGCTGCTGATAGGTTCCTCACCGTACCATATGTAGAGCCAAGAAGTGCTGTATCAGGTGACCTCTTCCACACTGCTTCCTCCAGAAGCTTAACTCCAGAAACGAGGTCTGCTGCATCTCCTCCGCATAGGTTTCTCAGCCAGCCTTGGCTACGGGGAGGCGACCCCAGCCCCTCTACCTCAACTAACCATCTGAATCCTCTTGTTCCACCATCTCAAGAGTTGTATCCTTTTTCTCCGCATATCTCAGCTCCCAATATTCCTTCGAACGAGGAAGATATTTCAAGAACTTTGCTGAGCTCCGAAAGGGGGCTCCCGCCATTCATGCGCTTGTCTTCCTATGATGGACATGCTGGACCAAGCATGTACCGGTAG